In the genome of Sander vitreus isolate 19-12246 chromosome 13, sanVit1, whole genome shotgun sequence, one region contains:
- the slc13a2 gene encoding solute carrier family 13 member 2, producing the protein MKIIGKLLKWLWYHRNYIIIVVTPLLLLPLPLIIPTPQARCGYAIILMAVYWCTECMPLAVTALLPVILFPMMGIMKAGEVSIEYLKDSNMLFIGGLLVAIAVEKWNLHKRIALRVLLLVGVRPALLMMGFMFVSAFLSMWISNTATTAMMLPISQAVLEQLEVTEARADERDFQAAAEDNQAFELEISQTKQENKDEKQTDTKDQLEDTVYENEWSPESLQESKRKALEEKYDLLTKGMSLSVCYSASIGGTATLTGTTPNIILKGQMDKLFPGNGDVINFASWFGFAFPNMVLMLVLTFIWLQFMFLGFNLKLSFGCGGKSDRDKEAYMVMRQEYNKLGCMKFAEWAVLTIFVLLVALWFTREPGFIDGWATVLFNQKGDFVSDGTVAILMSMLFFIVPSRMPTCRGYGEDDAGKRVNTLPTLLNWDVVHERMPWNIILLLGGGFALAAGSEVSGLSKWLGESLAPLEKIPPFAIAILLSLLVATFTECSSNTATTTLFLPILASMARAIKIHPLYVMIPCTVAASLAFMLPVATPPNAIAFSFGKLKVIDMVKAGFMLNIIGILTVNLGINTWGYTMFDMGNLPHWFNITANATHSNP; encoded by the exons caAGCCAGATGTGGTTATGCTATCATCCTCATGGCTGTGTACTGGTGTACAGAGTGTATGCCTCTGGCTGTGACTGCCCTACTGCCGGTTATCCTCTTCCCTATGATGGGCATCATGAAGGCTGGAGAG GTCAGTATTGAGTATCTGAAAGACTCTAACATGCTGTTCATTGGAGGCCTGTTGGTGGCCATCGCAGTGGAGAAGTGGAACCTTCATAAACGCATCGCTCTTCGAGTTCTGCTGCTGGTTGGTGTTCGTCCGGCCCT GTTAATGATGGGCTTCATGTTCGTCTCGGCCTTCCTGTCCATGTGGATCAGCAACACGGCCACCACAGCCATGATGCTGCCCATCTCCCAGGCTGTGCTGGAGCAGCTGGAGGTCACAGAAGCCCGGGCAGACGAACGAGATTTCCAGGCTGCAGCCGAGGACAACCAGGCGTTTGAGCTCGAGATCAGTCAAACTAAACAGGAAAATAAGGACGAGAAACAGACGGACACCAAGGATCAGCTGGAGGACACAGTGT ATGAAAATGAGTGGAGTCCAGAGTCACTGCAGGAGTCCAAGAGAAAAGCGTTGGAGGAGAAGTACGATCTCCTGACCAAAGGGATGagtctgagtgtgtgttacTCTGCCAGCATCGGAGGCACGGCCACGCTCACCGGCACAACCCCGAACATCATCCTTAAGGGTCAAATGGACAA GCTCTTCCCTGGGAATGGTGATGTGATCAACTTTGCCAGCTGGTTTGGCTTTGCTTTCCCCAACATGGTGCTCATGCTGGTGTTGACCTTCATCTGGCTTCAGTTTATGTTCCTGGGCTTCAA CCTGAAGCTGTCATTTGGCTGCGGCGGGAAAAGTGACAGAGATAAGGAGGCGTACATGGTGATGAGGCAGGAGTACAATAAGCTGGGATGCATGAAGTTTGCTGAGTGGGCAGTGCTCACCATCTTTGTCTTGCTGGTAGCCCTGTGGTTCACCAGGGAGCCAGGCTTCATAGACGGCTGGGCAACAGTGCTGTTCAATCAGAAGGGAGA CTTTGTGTCAGATGGAACCGTCGCTATCTTAATGTCGATGCTCTTCTTCATCGTCCCCTCTCGGATGCCCACGTGTAGAGGCTATGGTGAAGACGACGCAG GTAAGAGGGTGAACACTCTCCCCACTCTACTGAACTGGGACGTAGTCCATGAGCGGATGCCCTGGAACATAATCCTGCTGCTGGGAGGAGGCTTCGCTCTGGCTGCTGGCAGTGAG GTGTCAGGTCTGTCCAAGTGGCTCGGAGAGAGCTTGGCACCTCTGGAGAAAATTCCCCCTTTCGCAATCGCCATACTGCTCAGCCTGCTGGTGGCAACGTTCACCGAGTGCTCCAGCAACACAGCCACCACCACCCTGTTCCTGCCAATCCTGGCCTCAATG GCCAGAGCTATTAAGATACATCCACTGTACGTGATGATTCCCTGCACCGTCGCTGCCTCTCTGGCCTTCATGCTGCCTGTGGCCACACCACCCAACGCCATCGCCTTCTCTTTTGGAAAACTCAAAGTCATCGACATG GTGAAAGCCGGCTTCATGCTGAACATCATTGGGATTTTGACTGTTAATTTAGGCATCAACACCTGGGGATACACCATGTTTGACATGGGCAACTTACCTCATTGGTTCAACATTACCGCCAACGCTACACATAGCAATCCTTGA